The genomic DNA agactccatctaagagaAGCGAAGAGAAATAGGAGCTCGGTTAATGCTTGAACGAAAGCAGAACTCCGCACAGAGCCTGGCGTCCAGGTCCGTCAAACTCAGCCCTGGGGCTCCAGGACTGGGCACCCTTGAGCGGCAATGTGGCCAGCGATCACAACAGGTTCAGATGCACCGCCAAGCGATTGGTCCAGGAAGCGCCGGGTACCGACCAGCTGCAGGAAGCTGCCACCCCAGCTCTCCCGCGCCGGCGCCGACGCCGGCGCCTTGTTCCCAGAAAGGTCACATCCGGTCGGAACCCAGAGAGCCGCCGGAGTCGAGCCGGACGCCGAGGGAGGGCTGGATCCTGACGCGCAGGGCGGGGCCTCGGCGGGGCGGAGTAGGGAGGGGCCTCGACGGGGCGGGGCTCTAACGGGCCAAGCTCGCGGGCGTCAGCCAGCCGGGCCGGCGCTGCAGTTGAGCTGCGTGGTGGCTGTGGCAGGTGAGAGCCTCCGGAAGAGAGGCGGCCTCTGGCCCCGACCACGCTCCGCGATCTCTCACTCGGGCACCCGGCCGGGCCTGTCAGGGAAgggccgccaccgccgccgcgcGTTCGCGAGGCCTGGCGCAGCCGCGGGACCCAGGAATGGCGTAAGGGTACCCCCAGACCTCGAGACGGCCCGAGTGGGTCGCCGGCTGTGGGACGGCGGCGtgcccttcctttcctccctcccaggtTCGCACCCAAGCTCTGCTAGCGACCCGTCCGACAACTTCCGGACTCCCAGGTAGGGAGGAGCCCGTGTCATTGCTGCCAGTTACCCGGAACACATGGCCGATGTGCAAAGAGCATCCATCCGGGTCGGGACTCCCTCCCCTGACTTGTGGGTGCATCTACTCAAACTCTGTCGGCCCCTCAAGCAGAAATGCTGTGGGATCTCAGCCAAACCCCTCTTACAGTAACTCAGAGCCGACAGCCCTTCTGGAGGGATGGGGCATGGGATTGGATGGCCCCTAACCTTTCCCTCCTGAACTGGTTCATGCCACCTTGGTGGCTATAGTCCTACTGCCTTCATCTTTTCCCCTCTTCTTTGCTTCTCCCACCCCACTGgttttcctgcctccctcttcagAGGTAAGACACATGGCTGGACCAAGGCAGCAGAGGCCATATCATCCTGAGCTAGGGATGGGGGAGGCTCCCAGGGATGAACTTGTGACTGAACCTAATCTCTGCTCCCTACTTCCACCTCACCCATGCTCAGATGACAGGAGGCCAGGTCTAAAGACTGATTGATAGTATCTACACAGGACTGGGACAAAACAGTGTATGAGGCAACTGACGGCAGTGATGTTAAGCTGCTGTTGCCCCTTCCTGGTTGCCCCAGTTCTAGCAGGCGATGTGACACTACGGTGGTCACTGTCCACATTGAGAAGCGGAGGGAGGTGCTGCTGGCCCCTGGAAACACTCATAGCTCCACTGGGAGTTTGAGGCTCTGGTATGGGTGCATGTGGGCACGGTGAGGAGCCCTGGATGTAACCCAGTGGCTCTGGGAGCTCAATTTCTGGGACCAGTGGGAGCAGTGACAAAAGGAGGAGAAACCCCCCAGTAGACATGCGGCTCTGACCCACTCCTGCTGCCCCTTCCGTCAACTTCCCTGGGGAGGGAGGACCCGTCCCCAGCAGAACCCTCATCGAGGCACTGTAGGGGCCGGAAGAGTGGTCCAGGGAGCCACAGCCAAATGGCACTCAAGGGCCAACACTAGACATTGCCTCTCCATTCCTGAGCGTGGGGCAACGGCCCCTGCTGAGTTTTACTCTTAGCGTGGGCTTCCAGATCCCCATACTCCTGGGTTCCTGACTGCGTGCCCTCACCAGCCACCTCTCTGTGTCCCTTACCTCCTCAGGGAGAGCCCTGCCATCGAGGAAGGCAGCACGGGACCAGGACCCACCCATGAACCCTTCTCAGGACAACCTAACAGCACCAGTGGGGATGCTCTCCTAAGCCACAGAGAGCCTGGGCACACCATCCGTCCTCCAGGAAGAGCCATGGTGTTAATGCAGGGCAGGGACAGCTCTCAGCAGTGGCCTggtctgggaggcaggggtggtggcacagGTCCCGCAGACATGCTCAGAGCTGCCCTGCTGCTCATCAGCCTGCCATGGGGGGCCCGAGGGACAGCCAGCACCAGCCTCAGCACTGCTGTGGGCCACACTGTGCCATTGACTGGGGGCCGCTACTTGAGCATTGGAGATGGCTCTGTGATGGAGTTTGAATTTCCTGAGGAGAGTGAGGGCATCATCGTGATCTCCAGCCAGTACCCAGGCCAGGCCAACGGGACAGGACCCAGCCCCACGCTGAAGGTCACATCCCTGGACACAGAGGTGCTGACCATCAAGAATGTGAGTGCCATaacctggggaggtgggggcggcTTCGTGGTGAGCATCCACTCTGGCCTGGCTGGGCTGGCCCCACTTCACATCCAGCTCGTGGGCACCCATGAGGCCCCGCCCACAGTGATCGAGGAGCGGAGAGATTTCTGCATCAAGGTCTCACCTGCTGAAGACACCCCGGCTGCGCTCAGTGCCGACCTGGCCCACTTCTCAGAAAACCCAATACTCTACCTGCTCCTGCCTCTTATCTTTGTCAATAAGTGTTCGTTTGGGTGCAAAGTGGAACTTGAGGTTCTAAAGGGGCTCATGCAGAGCCCCCAGCCCATGCTGCTGGGCCTTCTGGGCCAGTTTCTGGTCATGCCCTTATATGCTTTCCTCATGGCCAAGGTCTTCATGCTGCCCAAGGCCCTCGCTCTAGGCCTCATCATCACCTGCTCGTCGCCTGGTGGTGGCGGGAGCTACCTCTTCAGCCTCCTTCTTGGAGGGGATGTCACCCTGGCCATCTCCATGACTTTCATCTCCACGGTGGCTGCCACTGGTTTCTTGCCACTGTCTTCGGCCATCTACAGCCGCCTGCTCAGTGTCCATGAAACACTCCACGTGCCCATCTCCAAGATCCTGGGGACCCTGCTGTTCATTGCCATCCCCATAGCAGTGGGCGTGCTCATCAAGTCCAAGCTCCCCAAGTTCTCCCAGCTGCTGCTGCAGGTCATCAAGCCCTTCAGTTTTGTGCTCCTCCTGGGTGGCCTCTTCCTGGCCTATCGCATGGGGGTCTTCATCCTGGCGGGTGTCAGGCTACCCATCGTGCTGGTGGGTATCACGGTGCCCCTGGTTGGCCTGTTGGTGGGCTACTGCTTGGCCACATGTCTGAGGCTGCCAGTGGCCCAGCGACGGACAGTCAGCATTGAGGTAGGGGTGCAGAACAGCCTGCTGGCCTTGGCCATGCTACAGCTATCCCTCCGCCGCCTTCAGGCTGACTATGCCTCCCAGGCCCCCTTCATTGTGGCACTGAGCGGAACCTCCGAGATGCTGGCCTTGGTCATCGGCCACTTCATCTACAGCAGCCTGTTCCCAGTTCCCTGAAGCCTCTGGGTCAAGCTTTCATCAGCCCCAGCACCCACACTCCACCTACTGTCCCGAGTTCTTGTGTACCAAAGGCCTTTAGTTCTCATGCACTATGCACTCAGAAAAATCCAGGcttattttttttactgatttttttattctCCAGCTTTCAGTGCCAAGGAGGCCATGCTGAGTTAGGTAGGTGGGCACTGcccagaaaatatatttcaataaaagacAGAAGCAAGCTTGGGTCCCTTCCAATCTTTGCCCTTTGGTGCCTAGGCTTGGGGGTAGAGTGTGCTGGGTAGGTGTGGACCAGGGTGGAGGACCAGCTTCGGTGACACGATGACCCCTGCACAGGCTTTCTCTATCAGCCCTCCCCGGGCGTATCCCCACTCTGGGAGAGGTGGAAGGATGAGAGCAGAGGCCTGGCTCCCCTGCCCGCTCTCAAGATCGGTGGGGTGTTTCACAGCCAGACCAGAAAGGAGGAGGCAGAAACCCAGCGGCCAGGGGGTGGGGGCGGGCCGTCTGTGGGTTTGCAGGGCCCGGTTCCCCCAGCAGTCAGGACACGTGGGGTGGTCCAGGCCATCCGCGGGGGCGAGCGTACCTCCTGGCCCTTCCTTCTCCATGCCCCAGCTCCTAGATGACGCCAACCTGGCCCGACTGGTTCTAGCTCCCAAATCCCCCGCACTGTGGCTTTGGGAAGGGTCCGCCGGCTAGGACAGTCGCTGCGCGTTTGCGAGGCGGGACCCCAGGGGGACTCCTCCTCCCGGGGCGCAATTGGGCCGGGGGGCGTGGATGGGGCCCGAACGGGACAGCAGGGCGGGGCCGGGAAGCGCGGGCGGCGGGCGCGCCCCTCTCGCTGCTTCCGGCGGCGGCGGGCAGATCCGGCGCGCGCCCGGGGCGGCGGCGCGCGGCGGGGGGTGGTTGGGGTGCGCGCCCGCCCGAGTGGACGCCGCCGCGGCCGCCATGCAGCTGACGGTGAAGGCGCTGCAGGGCCGCGAGTGCAGCCTGCAGGTAGGGTCCCCGGGCCGGGCCGCAGGGCCCGTCAGTCGTCCGCTCTGGCAGGAGGACCGGCAGGGCCGAGGGCGGGCACGGGGCGGCCGGGCCGGGGGCTGGTAGCCGAGAGAGCTGCCCTCGGTAGCGGACGCGTGGGCTTCGCCGCCCGAGGGCCGCGGGCTCAACCCCTGCCTCCTACCCTCGGCGCGGCCAGGTGCCGGAGGACGAGCTGGTGTCCACGCTGAAGCAGCTGGTCTCAGAGAAGCTGAACGTCCCCGTGCGCCAGCAGCGGCTGCTCTTCAAGGGCAAGGCCCTGGCAGGTACCCAGGGAGAGGAGACGCCCAGGGAGCCCCGCAGGAAGCGGGGGCCGGGGTGCTCCAGCCGCCTCGGCAGCCGGGTGACGGGTCGGGGTGCCGGCGCCCAGCGCCACTTTACCCCAGGGGAGGCGACCGCATGCTGCACAGCCGAATGCCTCATCGCTCTGCTCCCGCCGCCCGAGGCGGCCTCGCGTCCTGGGCCACCTCCACGGCGGCAGGGAGGAACTCATTGATCTGTCTTTGGCAGATGGGAAACGACTCTCGGATTATAGCATCGGGCCCAACTCCAAGCTCAACCTAGTGGTCAAACCCCTGGAGAAGGTGCTACTAGAAGGAGGCACTGGCCGGAGACTGGCCGACTCCTCATCCCCTCATGTCTGGCAGCTGATCTCCAAAGTCTTGGCCCGCCACTTCAGCGCGGCAGATGCCAGCAGGGTCCTGGAACAGCTGCAGAGGGTGAGAAGGGCAACCCTGGAcatcctctccaggcccagctgctCCCAGCCCCCCACTGCCAGCCCCTGaatccttcctgcctttctctccCCAGGATTACGAGAGGTCCCTGAGCCGCCTGACGCTGGACGACATCGAACGGTTGGCCAGCCGCTTCCTGCACCCAGAAGTGACTGAGACGATGGAGAAGGGCTTCTCCAAATAGCATTCACAGAGCATGGGAGGTGCCCAACGCCAGGCCGTGGCTGAACATGTTGCAGTTGGGCTCAAAATAATAGCTGGCAGGTACCTGGCTCTGGCTGGGTGCTAGGCACCACTCACAGCTTGACCTGGGTTTGCTTCCACACCCTTGGAAGACGTGAGCCAGCACAGTGGAGGCGATGCAGTGGCAGAGCCCCAGTTGGAGTCCAGCAGCTTCTGAAAGTGCCTTGATGTGACGAGGAAGGGGCTGCTTGTAGAACTGAGCTCTCTCATGTCATATTTAGCCCACTGAGAATATACACTCAAGCAACTCCCTCCCAAGCCTGAAAGGGGAAGCAGCTGTCACCTGACCTCTGGCAGGTCCAGCATAACCCTCAGCTCACCGCTGCAGGAGGCCAAGTTGCAGCCAGCCCTGGATCCCCCAGATGCTACAGCCAGTGTGCGTTCTACAAATGGAAAAGCAGGTTGGGGCCAGGGAGTGAGAAAGTCACCCCAGCTCTGTGATCTGACTTCGGGCAAGTCTCAGTGCCACTTTGGTCCCCAGCCACAGACTCTAAACAGTGAGGGCCACCTCCTGATCTGAGTCAGTGTCCTCCGCCCTTACCCCAGCCCAGGGTGGGGAGTGTTAACAGTGCTCTTCTCCCTTCTGTTTAGCAAACAAACTGAAGCCAAAAGCAAAGCATGGCCAAGTGTGACCCAGAGATGGGTGGCCTGGCCTTTGGTGACACAGCTCTTCTCTGGGCTtgtctcctcctccaggaagcattAGGGCTGATGGGTGACTCAGCAAGGCGGTGTCAGAGCTGGGACTGGTGTAGGCATTCATCCTCATCCCCAGCACTTGCCACTGTGTGGAAGACAAACACATCCCAGGCACCTTTGTGCAGGGGCTCACTTCGTATGCTCCTTGTTGCCTGAGAGGACACCTTGGGGTGCCAAGGCGGGGGCAGAAGCATGGGCTGGGTTCCAGTTCCTCCTCCACCCTGCCCTGCGTGTGGGCACTAGAGGACATCGAAGTGCCTGCTCCTTGGAGGGGGCCCCCAGGGAAGGTAGAGGCCGGAAGGAAGCCACAGGCAGGAAGACACCGCTCCAGCCCCTCTACCCTCGCCAAGGGAGCAGCTCAGTGTGGTCAGGGCTGCACGTGCCGgagaccctcctgcctgggccttgtGGGCCAAATATTGGGTCCCCAGGCTGGAAATAAGGACAGAGGCCCAATGGGTGAAggctttgaagagcacacaaaagCCCCTGGCCACCCACGAGCTGGAAAGCCATGTATATGGCTTCAAAGCCATATATGGAGGGACACACTTGTGAGCATGTGTGACCTGCCGCTCAGGTGATACATTTACCAGAGTTCTTGTTTGGTGCCAGGAAATTAATTTTGGAAACTGAAATAACATTAAAGGTGAATGTGAAACTTCTACTTTGATCCAAAGGAGCTATATTAGCTAGGCTGCCTCTGGTATCCAAtaattggtttaaaaataaaggcaatttgTTGAATCAGTAAAGGAAATTTCTTGGCTTATGAAAGAAAAAGTCCAGTGGTGCTGGCAGTGGCAGCAGGTGAGCAGTTTCACCCAgcatcttcctgcctccctctgcgTTCGTATCTGCTTCATCCCAGGCCATCACCTCCAAGGATGAAAAGCTGGCTGCCTGCAGCGTGCACGGAATCCCTGCCTCACTGCCAGAGAAGCGCCTTCTCTGTGTAGCACAGCTGCTGTCTCAGATGCCCCAGCAAATAAACACTCTTCTCATTGGTCACAACTGGACTGTGTGTCCAATCATTTTGGCTGGGGTAGGGGGTAATTCTCCTTCAGGGCTGTCTCCCTGAGCTAGGCATGGGGCCACTTCCCTGGACACACATGGGCTGTGCAAGAGACAGAAGGCTCTGGGGGAGGGCTGGATGAATGGATGTCATCAATGGTGGCTGCAAATGGCAGCCGTCTACTACAGGGGCCATGCATGTGTCAGAAAGATCAGGGTCACCTTGGAGGTAGTGGAGAAGAGGGCTGGAGGCATCAAAATCATAGAGGAAGCATCAGGGAGGGCACAAGAGGGAGGAAACATTGCCAAGATGGGAGATGGGAAGTGGGGGGACCATTAGAGGACACTGTGGGGATTGCATGAAGATGGACCAGCCACAGGCTCCAGCCCCCAAATGCTGAGATCCTTTAACAGGAGTCAGAATGTTTACTGCAGGTGCTGCACCCCTCTGAGCCAATTGTCTGCTCTGAGAGGTGGCACTGAGTCATCCACTAACCCCTGCCCCTCAAGGAGGGGCCTCAGGACAGTTCCTGACCCCTGCAGCCACGGTGTGTGTGACTATGACAACATCAGGAGATGGCAGCATGAGTGAAGGGCCCACGGCAGGAAGAGCAGCCTCAGAGGAGAGTAGCATTTGCCTTGGGGTGGTAAGGCTCCCTAGAAATGGATTCGCTGCACCCACAGTTAGCAACTTGCAGGTGTCCCATGTGGGCCTCACCAGCTCTAATAGATCTGCCAGGGCCTGGCACCTGTGGCCAGCCTTGAGCCTCCCAGCCCTGAAACGCCTTCAGGAGAGACAAGAGACACCCAGCAACTGCCCTGTCCTCCTCCAGGGCCCAGCTGGAGTGGCCTGCACACACCCCTGGGGCCCCACTGAATGACTGGCAGGCCACTCCTCACCCTCTTTCACCCTTGCTCTCTCTTCTGCTGTTTCCACTGCTTGCTCCTTCTCAGGCTCTCCTGCTGGTTCTTCACACATACCCCAATCCACAATGTTGGGGCCCCAGGGCTCTGTCCCTGaaccccttctcttccctctctgtaTCACTCCTTGGGGGAGCTCGTCCAacttagtttctatttctgtgcttCACTCCCACCGTCTATGTCTCATCCCAGCCCTCCCTCCTGAGCTTCAGCCCATGTCTCCCAGACAGCGCCTGCTTTGCTGCAGACAGCCTGCTCATCACTGAGTGCCCACTGTGTCCCAAGTGCTGGCAACCCTGAGACTGGAAGCCACAGTCCCTTTCCTCTTGGCACTCAT from Saimiri boliviensis isolate mSaiBol1 chromosome X, mSaiBol1.pri, whole genome shotgun sequence includes the following:
- the SLC10A3 gene encoding P3 protein, which produces MVLMQGRDSSQQWPGLGGRGGGTGPADMLRAALLLISLPWGARGTASTSLSTAVGHTVPLTGGRYLSIGDGSVMEFEFPEESEGIIVISSQYPGQANGTGPSPTLKVTSLDTEVLTIKNVSAITWGGGGGFVVSIHSGLAGLAPLHIQLVGTHEAPPTVIEERRDFCIKVSPAEDTPAALSADLAHFSENPILYLLLPLIFVNKCSFGCKVELEVLKGLMQSPQPMLLGLLGQFLVMPLYAFLMAKVFMLPKALALGLIITCSSPGGGGSYLFSLLLGGDVTLAISMTFISTVAATGFLPLSSAIYSRLLSVHETLHVPISKILGTLLFIAIPIAVGVLIKSKLPKFSQLLLQVIKPFSFVLLLGGLFLAYRMGVFILAGVRLPIVLVGITVPLVGLLVGYCLATCLRLPVAQRRTVSIEVGVQNSLLALAMLQLSLRRLQADYASQAPFIVALSGTSEMLALVIGHFIYSSLFPVP
- the UBL4A gene encoding ubiquitin-like protein 4A isoform X2, with the translated sequence MGPERDSRAGPGSAGGGRAPLAASGGGGQIRRAPGAAARGGGWLGCAPARVDAAAAAMQLTVKALQGRECSLQVPEDELVSTLKQLVSEKLNVPVRQQRLLFKGKALAGTQGEETPREPRRKRGPGCSSRLGSRVTGRGAGAQRHFTPGEATACCTAECLIALLPPPEAASRPGPPPRRQGGTH
- the UBL4A gene encoding ubiquitin-like protein 4A isoform X1, giving the protein MQLTVKALQGRECSLQVPEDELVSTLKQLVSEKLNVPVRQQRLLFKGKALADGKRLSDYSIGPNSKLNLVVKPLEKVLLEGGTGRRLADSSSPHVWQLISKVLARHFSAADASRVLEQLQRDYERSLSRLTLDDIERLASRFLHPEVTETMEKGFSK